In Acidobacteriota bacterium, the sequence CCGGCCTCCAGGCCGACGGGGAGATATTCATCGAGGCGGGTGCGCAGGTTGTCTTCCCGCTGGGGTGTCCGAAGAGGCTGGTAGACGCCCATCTCCGACTCGTCGTCGGCGCCCCGCAGGATTTCCTCGGGGCCGCGCCAATGCAGCTGGCAGTAGGCCGGGTGGCCATAGGCCAGAGAGGTGAAGATGGGCCGCACCTGGGCGGTGAGGAGCTCGCCCTGGGCGGCGGTGACTCCCTCCGGCAGCTCCGGCTGGCATCGGAAGCGTCGCGGCACCCGCGAGCCATAGGGCACGAAGGAGAACCGGACGCAGCCCTGCTGGCGGCGCTGAGCGGTGACCGGGCCGAGGAAGAGGGTGTTCTCCCCCAGGGTGAGCTGGCGGGTGCTCACGGTGCCCACCACCGTGCACTGGGAGATGGACACCGGACCACCGAAGTCCGCCCCGGCGGCCCCGCCGTAGGCCGGAGCCTCGGGGTTCCCGGCGTCGAGGATCGACCCCACCAACCGCACTTCGGTTTCGTCGGCGGTTTCCACCGCGCCGAGGATCGAATCCTCCACCAGCACCTCGCTCTGGCCGCCGGGGACCACCAGGCTGGCGGCGCCGGGGTCCGTCGGCAGTCCGTCGTCGCCGAAGCCGAGACCCGGCACCAGGGTCGAGTGGCGCAGGGTCAGGCGATCCAGGTTGCCACCGGCGTGGAGAGCGCCGCCGGCGATCACCAGGCCGTTGATCTCGAAGGCGCTGCCGGCTCCGCCGGTGACGTTGAGATCGCCGGCGAGGAGGAGGGTGGGGCGCTGGCCCTCGGCGGCGCGAATCTCCAGGCGGCGGCCGGCGGGGATGGCGGCGGTGGGGGTTTGGCGGTAGGTGCGGCTGTCGTGGATCTCGATGACCGCGGAGGGGCGCCCGGCGGCGATCCAGCCGCCCAGGGCGGCGTCCGGGGAGGCGAAGGCCTGTCCTTCCCCCACCGTCAGCACCACCTCGCCATCGATTTGGGTGAAGCTCTCGCTGCGCGGGTAGGGGCCGCCCCCCAGGTCCGCTGGGAAGCCGTAGGCGTAGGTCACCTGCACTCCGTCCAGAGCATCCGCCGGCTCCTCACCCTCGGGGAAGACCAGGCGTCCCAACACCGGGTCGATGCCCACGGTGCCGGCCTCCGGGTCGCGGCCCCACTGCTCCAGATTGCACGCTCCCAGTGCGGCGGTTTCCACCGGCGTACCGTCCTTGAACACACGCAGACTGCCGGCGGCACCGGTGAACGGCTCCGGTCTGTGGTGCAGGGCCCGGCGGCGGATGGGGGTGGGGACGTTGACCTCTTCGGCGACGTGCTCCGGTCCGGTTTCGGTGAGGGACAGGTGGAAGAGGGGGGCGTCGTGACCCAGGGCGCTGAAGGTGAAGCAGCGCCCCGCCTTCCCTGGCACCGCGACGGGATGGGCAGTGACCCGGGCCAGGGGATAGGCTTCCAGCCGCCACAGCCACAGCCCCACCGAGGGAATGTTGTAGCGCCCGCGGCGGGGCGGTGCGCGGCGGACCTCGGCGGTGTGGGCGACGCGGTCGAAGGGGCCGTCGAGGTGCTCCAGGGGATCCGCCCGCCGCAGATCCGGCGTGCGGTGGTTGGTGGGGCGCAGGTGGTTGAGAAATTGCGTCGTGGACAGCAGCTGGAAATACTCCACCACCCGCGCAGCGGGCCAGCCGGTGACGTCCCGGGCCAGCTGCTCGAGGACCGCCGCAGTACCCTTGCGCCGACGGTAGCCGATGGTGTGGGCGACCTCGGCGCGCTGGGATTCGCCGGTGGGGGCCAGGGGTCGCACGCCGATGAGATCGCCGAGGTAGGGCACCGCCCATTCGCTGCAGGTTTCGACGAACCAATTCTCGTACAGGCCGGCGATATCCGCTTCGACGACCTGCGCCTCCCGCGCCAGCAGCGCTACCAGATCGCGCAGGGGATAACCCTGCTCGGCGTCGCGCTGGCGATAGACGGCGGGAAGGAGGCTGTAGAGCCGTTCCGTGGTGTAGAAGCTCATGGCATCTCCTCCAGGGTGATTCCTTGAGGTGCCAGGGTGAGGAGCTGAG encodes:
- a CDS encoding phage tail protein, with translation MSFYTTERLYSLLPAVYRQRDAEQGYPLRDLVALLAREAQVVEADIAGLYENWFVETCSEWAVPYLGDLIGVRPLAPTGESQRAEVAHTIGYRRRKGTAAVLEQLARDVTGWPAARVVEYFQLLSTTQFLNHLRPTNHRTPDLRRADPLEHLDGPFDRVAHTAEVRRAPPRRGRYNIPSVGLWLWRLEAYPLARVTAHPVAVPGKAGRCFTFSALGHDAPLFHLSLTETGPEHVAEEVNVPTPIRRRALHHRPEPFTGAAGSLRVFKDGTPVETAALGACNLEQWGRDPEAGTVGIDPVLGRLVFPEGEEPADALDGVQVTYAYGFPADLGGGPYPRSESFTQIDGEVVLTVGEGQAFASPDAALGGWIAAGRPSAVIEIHDSRTYRQTPTAAIPAGRRLEIRAAEGQRPTLLLAGDLNVTGGAGSAFEINGLVIAGGALHAGGNLDRLTLRHSTLVPGLGFGDDGLPTDPGAASLVVPGGQSEVLVEDSILGAVETADETEVRLVGSILDAGNPEAPAYGGAAGADFGGPVSISQCTVVGTVSTRQLTLGENTLFLGPVTAQRRQQGCVRFSFVPYGSRVPRRFRCQPELPEGVTAAQGELLTAQVRPIFTSLAYGHPAYCQLHWRGPEEILRGADDESEMGVYQPLRTPQREDNLRTRLDEYLPVGLEAGIFYVT